GCCCCTCAGCGGGGAAGAAGCCGAACGCATCGGCCTCGTGAGCCTGTGCGTCGAGGAAGAGGAACTGGTCCCGAAAGCCTTTGATGTGGCCCGCAAGCTGGCAAACGGCAGCCCCACGGCAGTGCGCTGGACCAAGTATGCCCTGAACAACTGGCTGCGTCTGGCCGGACCGACGTTCGATACCAGCCTCGCGCTGGAGTTTCTCGGCTTCACCGGTCCGGATGTGCGCGAAGGACTGGCCAGCCTGCGCGAGAAGCGACCACCCAACTTCGAGGAGCACGCGCCCCTGTGAACGCAGCAGCGGCGAAGCGTCACCTTCCTCGCCGGGCGACCATGAAACAATGCCCAGTATGCGCCTGATCGCCTTTGACCTCGACGGCACCCTGCTCGATCATGACAAAAGCATTCCACAGCGTAGCTCCCGCGTCATCGAGCAGCTGCGCGCTCATGGCTGCCTGTTCGCGGTCATCACCGGTCGGGCGCGCGTTCCCGATGACGTGATGTCCACTGTCCGTCCGCAGGCCACCGCGACCAGCAACGGCGGCAGCATTGCCGTCGGCGAGGAGATGCTGATCGAGCACCTCCTGACGCCAGAGCAGATCCGCGCGGTGGACGCGCTCGTGCCCCAGGATGCCGAGGTCATCGCCTTCGGTACCGACGCGGTCTACGCCCGTGATCCGCACACGCAGGTGTTCGACTGGCTGAGCGGACGCACCCTGAAACCCCTGGAGGAAGCCGCGAGGGGGCGGGTGCTGAAGTTCAACGTGCGCCATCCCGAAGCCTGGCGTTACCGTGAGACCATCGAGGCGCTCGGGGACATGACCGTCACGGGTGGAGTGGCGCCCTACGAACACTTCCTCACGGTCACGCCCGCCCGGGCAAACAAGGGCGACGCCCTGCGGGACATCGCGCGTGCCCTGGACGTGCCGCTCGCGCAGACTGTGGCCTTTGGTGACAGCGACAATGACCTGGCTATGTTTCAGGTGGCCGGTACGGCCGTGCAGGTGGGTCAAGCCGAGTGCCTCGTGGGCCGGGGGCATCATCAGGTAAGCTGTGCCGCGCTGGGGCTGCCCGGCTGGCTGGAATACTACCTGGGCGAGCTGGCCCGTGAACTGCCAAGGGCGTGACCTCACCCGGCTGAGCAAGGCGCTGCTGAGCAAAATGGCTTACGCCCGTCCGGTGGCTATGGTGTTAGCGTTGCGCCATGCAACTTCAAAGCGATGTCGTGGGAACAGCAGACCTTCAGCTCGTGTTCGTTCAGGCAGGCGCCCCCATGGGGGCGCCTGATTTCGGTGCCGATTTCGCCGCGCTGCTCGCTCGTGTCGCTCGCGAAGTGCAGGACGATCAGCTCAGCCCGATTCGCTGGACCGAGGGTGACCTGACCCTGGCCAGCATGCCCGAGGACGCGCAGTCTGCCCGCCGGCTGGGTGTGCTGCTGGCCCGGGCGGCCCGCGAGTTGGGTGCCCGGAGCGTGCGCGTGAACGAGCTGCCTGCCGACCTCGCCTACGAACTGGCGTTGGGCGTGCAGTTGGGTGCGTACCGCTTCACGCGTTTCAAGAGTGACGAGAAACCGCAGCTCGAGCAACTCTCGGTGGGTGGCCTGCGCCATGAGGATGTGCAGCGGGTGGACGCGGTCGCGCAGGGCGTCACGCTTGCCCGTGACCTCGTCAACCTGCCCTTCAGCGCCCTCGACGCGAGGGGGCTGGCGCGCGTCGCCGCTCAGCTTTCGGAGGCGCACGCGCTGGAACTGGAAGTCTGGGACCGCGCCGAATGCGAAGTGCGCGGTCTGGGTTTGTTCCTGGCAGTGGCTCAGGGCACGTCGCACGAACCGCAGTTCATTCAGCTGCGTCACCGGCCCGAGAAGGCGACGCGGGTCATCGCCCTGGTGGGCAAGGGTGTGATGTTCGACACGGGCGGGTACAGCCTCAAGACCTCACAGGGCATGGTCACCATGAAGTGCGACATGGGTGGCGCTGCCGCCGTACTCGGCGCCATGAAGACTGTGGCGCTGCTGGCCCCGCAGGTCGAGGTGCGCGCTTACGTGGCCGCCACGGACAACGCCGTTTCAGATCACGCCATGCGCCCGGGTGACATCTTCCGGGGCGCGAGCGGCAAGACCGTGGAAGTCACCAACACCGACGCGGAAGGGCGCCTGACCCTCGCCGACGCCCTCGCGGTGGCCGATGACGACGCGCCCGACGCCATCATCGACCTCGCTACCCTGACGGGCGCCAAGGTGACCGCGCTCGGAGAGGACATCGCCGCGCTGTTTGCCAACGATGACGCGCTGGCACGCGAACTCCTGAGCGCCGCAGGACGCGCCGGAGAGCCTCTGTGGCAGCTTCCCCTGCACGCGCCGTACCTCAAGGGATACCAGAAAGGACCCGCCGACCTGAAAAACAGCGACCTCAAGCCCGCCGGGGGCAGCATCAAGGCGGCACTGTTCATGCAGGAATTCGTGACGCGGCCCTGGGCGCACCTTGATATCGCCGGCAACGCCCTCAGTGAAAGCGAGAACGACTTCGGCCCGGCAGGTGGGACAGGGTACGGGGTGATGACCCTCGTCGAACTGATCGCTCCCCGCGCATAAACGTGGAGGATGCAAGCAGCGAGGACAGCCCTGTCCTCGCTGCTTGCGTCTTTTGTGCTTTGCTGGGTGAACGCGGTCAGCCGATGAATTCACGCCCGCGGAGATAAGGACGCAGCGCTTCTGGAATCCGCACGCGACCGTCTTCCTGCTGGTGGTTTTCCAGGAAAGGCACCAGAATGCGTGGCACGGCAATTCCGGTGTTGTTCAGCGTGTGCGCGAACTTGACCTTGCCGTCCTCGTCGCGGTAGCGCAGGTTCGTGCGCCGCGCCTGCCAGTCGCCCAGGTACGAGCAAGAGTGCGTCTCCCGGTAGCGCCCTTCGCTGGGCACCCAGGTTTCGATATCGTACATCATCAGTTTGCCGCGCCCCATGTCACCGGTGCTGTTGGCCATCACGCGGTAAGGCAGCTCCAGGGCGCGCAGCAGCCCCTCGGCATTGGCGAGGATTCGCTCGAACCATGTCCAGGCGTCTTCGGGGCGTGTCAGGACGTACTGCTCGACTTTCTTGAATTCGTGCACGCGCATCAGTCCGCGCACGTCGCGCCCCGCGCTCCCGGCTTCGCTTCGGAAGGCGCCGGACAACGCAGCGTAAGCGAGCGGCAGATCTCCCGCACCGAGAATTTCGTCCGCGTACAGGCTGTTGACGGGCACTTCGGCCGTGCCGGCCAGCATCAGGTCCTCGCCCTCGATCTTGTAAACCTGATCTTCGCCTCCCGGGAAATGCCCGGTGCCCACCAGGGTTTCCGGGCGCACCAGGGCGCTCGTGCTGAGGAGCGTAAAGCCCCGCTCCTCCAGGAAATCCAGCGCGAAGCTGATGAGGCCCTGTTCCAGACGAACCGCGTCGCCCTTGAGCAGGTACGAGCGGCTGCCGGACACGCGCGCCACGCGTTCCAGGTCGGCCCAGCCGTGCAGTTCGAGCAACTGCAGGTGATCGCGCGGCGGAAAGGCGAACTCGCGCGGCGTTCCTTCGCGGCGAAGCTCGACGTTGTCCTCGTCCGACGCCCCGATCGGCGCACGTTCATCGGGAATTTGCGGAACCTGCAGCAGCAGCATCTTGAGGGCGTCTTCGTGCGCGCGCAGTTCGGGCTCCATCGCCTTGATCTCCTCGGCCAGGTCCTTGCCACGCTGAATCAACGTGGGGCGCTCGTCGGAACTCGCTTTGGGAACCAGTTTGGCGTTCCCGTTGCGTTCGGCCTGCAAGATTTCGAGTTTCTGACGGAGGGCCAGAAGTTCGCTGTCTACCCGCAGCAGATGGTCGAGGTCAAGGGCGAGGTGCTTGACTTCGATGGCCCGCCGGACAACCTGCGGGTTTTCACGGATGAATTTGAGGTCGAGCACTCAGCGGACCCTTTCCCGGAAAAGGCGCACGTGCCGTTCGGTCCTGCCGTTCACTGTTCCACCGTGCGAGGCACCTTGAAAAAGCCTTCCTGCTGCTCGACGGCGAGTTCGAGGGCTTGTGCCTGCGAGAACATCTCACTGCGCTCGGGCCCTTCGGGTTCGTCCTCACGCATGATGTTTTCCAGCGCTACAGGACGCTGCATTTCTTGAACGCCTTCGGTGTCGAGTTCCTGAAGCTTTTCGAAGTACCCGAGGATCTTGTTGAGGTCGCCCTGCATGCGCGCTGTTTCGTCTTCGGTCAGCTGCAGCCGGGCGAGCTTGGTCAGGTGAGCCATTTCCGCCGCGTCGATCATGCGAAGGATTATAGCCGGGAGCGTCAGGCGCCCGGCTTGCCCACGTCGGCATTCGTCAAGGAGCGTGCGTACCTCGGGTGGCGGCTGGTAGCCTGACTTATGACCCCCGAGGAATTCCGACGCATCGGTTACGAACTGATCGACTGGATTGCCGACTACCGCGAACAGGTGGCAAGTCTGCCTGTCATGTCGACCGTGAAGCCGGGCGAGGTGCGCGCCGCGCTGCCGTCCACGCCACCCCAGCAGCCGGAAGGATTCGACGCGATCTTCCAGGACCTGAACGATGTCATCGTGCCCGGGCTCTCACACTGGCAAAGCCCGCGCTTTTTTGGCTACTTTCCGGCCAATGCCCCCCTCGAAAGCGTGCTGGGTGATTTCCTCAGTTCGGGTCTGGGAGTGCTGGGTCTGAGCTGGCAGTCGAGTCCGGCATTGTCGGAACTCGAAGAGGTGGTGACCGACTGGCTGCGGCAGATGCTGGGTCTCTCTGTCAACTGGAGCGGCGTGATTCAGGACACCGCCTCGACGAGCACGCTGGTGGCGCTGCTGTGTGCCCGCGAAAAGGTGTCGGATTACGCGATGGGGCGCGGCGGACTGCAGGCGCAGACAGCGCCTCTCACGGTGTACGCCAGCGTGCACGGCCACAGCTCGGTCGACAAGGCCGCTTTGCTCGCCGGTTTCGGTCGGGACAACATTCGCGCCATCGCGGTCGACGAACTGCACGCCCTGCGGCCTGAGGCCCTGGAAAGTGCCATCCAGGCCGACCTGGCGGCGGGCCGCATTCCCTGCGCGGTGGTTGTCACCACCGGCACGACTGCGACGACCGCCATCGACCCGGTCAAAGCTGCGGCCGAAATCGCCCGGCGCTACGGTCTGTGGCTCCACGTGGACGCGGCGAT
The Deinococcus peraridilitoris DSM 19664 genome window above contains:
- a CDS encoding HAD-IIB family hydrolase encodes the protein MPSMRLIAFDLDGTLLDHDKSIPQRSSRVIEQLRAHGCLFAVITGRARVPDDVMSTVRPQATATSNGGSIAVGEEMLIEHLLTPEQIRAVDALVPQDAEVIAFGTDAVYARDPHTQVFDWLSGRTLKPLEEAARGRVLKFNVRHPEAWRYRETIEALGDMTVTGGVAPYEHFLTVTPARANKGDALRDIARALDVPLAQTVAFGDSDNDLAMFQVAGTAVQVGQAECLVGRGHHQVSCAALGLPGWLEYYLGELARELPRA
- a CDS encoding leucyl aminopeptidase family protein: MQLQSDVVGTADLQLVFVQAGAPMGAPDFGADFAALLARVAREVQDDQLSPIRWTEGDLTLASMPEDAQSARRLGVLLARAARELGARSVRVNELPADLAYELALGVQLGAYRFTRFKSDEKPQLEQLSVGGLRHEDVQRVDAVAQGVTLARDLVNLPFSALDARGLARVAAQLSEAHALELEVWDRAECEVRGLGLFLAVAQGTSHEPQFIQLRHRPEKATRVIALVGKGVMFDTGGYSLKTSQGMVTMKCDMGGAAAVLGAMKTVALLAPQVEVRAYVAATDNAVSDHAMRPGDIFRGASGKTVEVTNTDAEGRLTLADALAVADDDAPDAIIDLATLTGAKVTALGEDIAALFANDDALARELLSAAGRAGEPLWQLPLHAPYLKGYQKGPADLKNSDLKPAGGSIKAALFMQEFVTRPWAHLDIAGNALSESENDFGPAGGTGYGVMTLVELIAPRA
- the serS gene encoding serine--tRNA ligase, with product MLDLKFIRENPQVVRRAIEVKHLALDLDHLLRVDSELLALRQKLEILQAERNGNAKLVPKASSDERPTLIQRGKDLAEEIKAMEPELRAHEDALKMLLLQVPQIPDERAPIGASDEDNVELRREGTPREFAFPPRDHLQLLELHGWADLERVARVSGSRSYLLKGDAVRLEQGLISFALDFLEERGFTLLSTSALVRPETLVGTGHFPGGEDQVYKIEGEDLMLAGTAEVPVNSLYADEILGAGDLPLAYAALSGAFRSEAGSAGRDVRGLMRVHEFKKVEQYVLTRPEDAWTWFERILANAEGLLRALELPYRVMANSTGDMGRGKLMMYDIETWVPSEGRYRETHSCSYLGDWQARRTNLRYRDEDGKVKFAHTLNNTGIAVPRILVPFLENHQQEDGRVRIPEALRPYLRGREFIG
- the gatC gene encoding Asp-tRNA(Asn)/Glu-tRNA(Gln) amidotransferase subunit GatC, whose translation is MIDAAEMAHLTKLARLQLTEDETARMQGDLNKILGYFEKLQELDTEGVQEMQRPVALENIMREDEPEGPERSEMFSQAQALELAVEQQEGFFKVPRTVEQ
- a CDS encoding pyridoxal phosphate-dependent decarboxylase family protein translates to MTPEEFRRIGYELIDWIADYREQVASLPVMSTVKPGEVRAALPSTPPQQPEGFDAIFQDLNDVIVPGLSHWQSPRFFGYFPANAPLESVLGDFLSSGLGVLGLSWQSSPALSELEEVVTDWLRQMLGLSVNWSGVIQDTASTSTLVALLCAREKVSDYAMGRGGLQAQTAPLTVYASVHGHSSVDKAALLAGFGRDNIRAIAVDELHALRPEALESAIQADLAAGRIPCAVVVTTGTTATTAIDPVKAAAEIARRYGLWLHVDAAMAGSAMILPECRSLWEGVEEADSIVVNAHKWLGAVFDTSLYYVRDPQHLIRVMSTNPSYLHSSVDDQVRNLRDWGIPLGRRFRALKLWCLIREQGVEGLQARLRRDLHNARWLADQVDAAPRWVRLAPVPLQTVCLRYEPDGLSGDDFDDFTRTWCQRINDSGVAYLTPAVLEGRWMVRVSVGSVTTELEHVRQLWTVMRETAEAVAAEWPVPTSS